A single genomic interval of Osmia lignaria lignaria isolate PbOS001 chromosome 9, iyOsmLign1, whole genome shotgun sequence harbors:
- the RhoGAP68F gene encoding rho GTPase activating protein at 68F isoform X1 — MEADYQPTLSPTRTLTAIANDVEDPYPSLSDYHDYEPNLEFDDTELQSTSNNAVQLLEEKLDLISSGAGTGIDYLESPVSDGTIEENFEEALVDAPVIESAEDLAALDGELADEEDYLDIARHGIVEVVGDDSAGRKIIVVSACKLPPVGKETFNHAKLLRYLTHTLDTFVEQDYSLIYFHYGLTSKNKPPLSWLWQAYKAFDRKYKKNLKALYLVHPTNFIRIVWQIFKPAISAKFGRKMMYVNYLEELAQYINLDQLIIPPQVIEHNEQLMLKNKKNLPTSPPQSTVTTPVGTTQFGASLLFIKENNNGDPIPAIVRQCVEFLDTPDALETEGIFRRSANVAVIKELQSRCNQGLPVDFQGDPHIAAVLLKTFLRELDEPLMTYELYDEITQFQALSKDERPRRVKILVLEKLPEDNYQLLKYIVQFLSRVMDRCDLNKMTSSNLAVVFGPNLVRAPPSRGMSLSAIGPINQFIDFLFIHQDKIFII, encoded by the exons ATGGAAGCAGACTATCAACCGACGCTAAGCCCGACACGAACTTTGACAG CAATAGCTAATGACGTCGAAGACCCATACCCAAGTTTGTCAGATTATCATGATTATGAGCCCAACTTGGAGTTCGATGATACCGAGTTACAATCCACCTCAAATAATG CTGTACAGCTTTTAGAAGAAAAGTTGGATTTGATTAGCAGTGGTGCAGGTACTGGCATAGATTATTTGGAGAGTCCAGTAAGCGATGGGACAATTGAAGAAAACTTTGAAGAAGCTTTAGTAGATGCTCCAGTTATCGAATCTG CAGAGGATCTTGCTGCGCTGGACGGTGAACTTGCGGATGAAGAAGACTATCTTGATATTGCAAGACATGGCATTGTAGAGGTGGTTGGTGATGATAGCGCTGGTCGTAAAATAATAGTAGTATCTGCGTGTAAATTACCTCCCGtaggaaaagaaacatttaatcATGCTAAACTCTTAAG GTATCTCACGCATACTTTAGACACCTTTGTAGAACAAGACTATAGTTTAATTTACTTTCACTATGGTCTTACCTCGAAAAACAAACCACCATTATCTTGGTTATGGCAAGCATATAAAGCTTTTGACAGAAAgtataaaaagaatttaaaagcttTGTATTTAGTCCATCCAACCAACTTTATTAGAATTGTATGGCAAATATTTAAGCCAGCCATTAG tgCAAAGTTTGGTCGGAAGATGATGTATGTCAATTATTTAGAAGAATTAGCACAATACATTAATCTTGATCAGCTTATTATACCTCCTCAAGTAATAGA aCACAATGAACAGCTAATgttaaagaacaaaaaaaatttaCCAACAAGTCCACCTCAGAGTACGGTAACAACACCAGTTGGTACCACTCAATTTGGAGCAAGTCtcctttttattaaagaaaataacaatggTGACCCTATACCAGCCATAGTGCGGCAGTGTGTAGAATTTCTTGATACACCTGATG CATTAGAAACAGAAGGAATATTTAGAAGATCAGCTAATGTAGCAGTAATTAAAGAACTTCAGAGTCGTTGTAATCAAGGGTTACCTGTTGATTTCCAAGGAGATCCACATATAGCGGCAGTTCTTCTTAAAACGTTTCTTCGCGAATTAGATGAACCCCTTATGACATATGAATTATATGATGAAATAACACAATTTCAAG CTCTATCAAAAGATGAACGTCCAAGAAGGGTAAAAATATTAGTACTCGAAAAACTTCCGGAAGATAATTATCAGCTCTTAAAATATATTGTACAATTTTTATCTAGG GTAATGGATAGATGTGACTTAAACAAAATGACATCAAGTAATCTCGCTGTTGTATTTGGTCCAAATCTTGTCAGAGCTCCGCCATCACGTGGAATGTCGCTTTCCGCAATAGGTCCCATTAATCAATtcatagattttttatttattcatcaagataaaatatttattatttaa
- the RhoGAP68F gene encoding rho GTPase activating protein at 68F isoform X2 produces MEADYQPTLSPTRTLTAIANDVEDPYPSLSDYHDYEPNLEFDDTELQSTSNNAEDLAALDGELADEEDYLDIARHGIVEVVGDDSAGRKIIVVSACKLPPVGKETFNHAKLLRYLTHTLDTFVEQDYSLIYFHYGLTSKNKPPLSWLWQAYKAFDRKYKKNLKALYLVHPTNFIRIVWQIFKPAISAKFGRKMMYVNYLEELAQYINLDQLIIPPQVIEHNEQLMLKNKKNLPTSPPQSTVTTPVGTTQFGASLLFIKENNNGDPIPAIVRQCVEFLDTPDALETEGIFRRSANVAVIKELQSRCNQGLPVDFQGDPHIAAVLLKTFLRELDEPLMTYELYDEITQFQALSKDERPRRVKILVLEKLPEDNYQLLKYIVQFLSRVMDRCDLNKMTSSNLAVVFGPNLVRAPPSRGMSLSAIGPINQFIDFLFIHQDKIFII; encoded by the exons ATGGAAGCAGACTATCAACCGACGCTAAGCCCGACACGAACTTTGACAG CAATAGCTAATGACGTCGAAGACCCATACCCAAGTTTGTCAGATTATCATGATTATGAGCCCAACTTGGAGTTCGATGATACCGAGTTACAATCCACCTCAAATAATG CAGAGGATCTTGCTGCGCTGGACGGTGAACTTGCGGATGAAGAAGACTATCTTGATATTGCAAGACATGGCATTGTAGAGGTGGTTGGTGATGATAGCGCTGGTCGTAAAATAATAGTAGTATCTGCGTGTAAATTACCTCCCGtaggaaaagaaacatttaatcATGCTAAACTCTTAAG GTATCTCACGCATACTTTAGACACCTTTGTAGAACAAGACTATAGTTTAATTTACTTTCACTATGGTCTTACCTCGAAAAACAAACCACCATTATCTTGGTTATGGCAAGCATATAAAGCTTTTGACAGAAAgtataaaaagaatttaaaagcttTGTATTTAGTCCATCCAACCAACTTTATTAGAATTGTATGGCAAATATTTAAGCCAGCCATTAG tgCAAAGTTTGGTCGGAAGATGATGTATGTCAATTATTTAGAAGAATTAGCACAATACATTAATCTTGATCAGCTTATTATACCTCCTCAAGTAATAGA aCACAATGAACAGCTAATgttaaagaacaaaaaaaatttaCCAACAAGTCCACCTCAGAGTACGGTAACAACACCAGTTGGTACCACTCAATTTGGAGCAAGTCtcctttttattaaagaaaataacaatggTGACCCTATACCAGCCATAGTGCGGCAGTGTGTAGAATTTCTTGATACACCTGATG CATTAGAAACAGAAGGAATATTTAGAAGATCAGCTAATGTAGCAGTAATTAAAGAACTTCAGAGTCGTTGTAATCAAGGGTTACCTGTTGATTTCCAAGGAGATCCACATATAGCGGCAGTTCTTCTTAAAACGTTTCTTCGCGAATTAGATGAACCCCTTATGACATATGAATTATATGATGAAATAACACAATTTCAAG CTCTATCAAAAGATGAACGTCCAAGAAGGGTAAAAATATTAGTACTCGAAAAACTTCCGGAAGATAATTATCAGCTCTTAAAATATATTGTACAATTTTTATCTAGG GTAATGGATAGATGTGACTTAAACAAAATGACATCAAGTAATCTCGCTGTTGTATTTGGTCCAAATCTTGTCAGAGCTCCGCCATCACGTGGAATGTCGCTTTCCGCAATAGGTCCCATTAATCAATtcatagattttttatttattcatcaagataaaatatttattatttaa
- the Rab21 gene encoding RAS oncogene family member Rab21 has translation MASSVSSTGNGYNFKVVLLGEGCVGKTSVALRYVDGKFNDKHISTLQASFLNKKLTVNDKKVNLAIWDTAGQEKFHALGPIYYRMSNGAILVYDITDEDTFQKVKNWVKELKKMLGSEICLAIAGNKVDLEKNRSVSIQEAEEYAKQVGAMHYHTSAKLSQNIEEMFLDLTQRMIQHADEAEQKSTLTRTNSTRRNVVVVEDEAEERQYAKSSCCGGSSQAS, from the exons ATGGCCAGTTCAGTTAGTAGCACTGGTAATGGTTATAATTTTAAAGTAGTTTTACTTGGTGAAGGATGCGTTGGAAAAACTTCAGTTGCATTGCGTTATGTTGATGGCAAATTTAATGATAAACATATCAGCACGCTACAG gcttcatttttaaataaaaaactaaCTGTCAATgataaaaaagtaaatttagCGATATGGGACACGGCTGGTCAAGAAAAATTTCATGCATTAGGACCAATCTATTATAGAATGTCTAATGGTGCCATTTTAGTTTACGATATCACAGATGAAGATACATTTCAAaag GTAAAAAATTGGGTTAAAGAACTCAAGAAAATGTTAGGCAGTGAAATTTGTTTAGCAATAGCAGGAAATAAAGTAGATCTTGAAAAGAACAGAAGTGTTTCCATTCAAGAAGCAGAAGA ATATGCTAAACAAGTTGGAGCCATGCATTATCATACTTCTGCCAAGTTAAGtcaaaatattgaagaaatgTTTTTGGACTTGACACAACGTATGATACAACATGCAGATGAAGCAGAACAGAAGTCTACATTAACTAGAACAAATAGTACACGCCGTAATGTTGTTGTAGTTGAAGATGAGGCTGAAGAAAGACAATATGCTAAAAGTTCCTGTTGTGGTGGTTCTTCACAAGCATCTTAA
- the LOC117608464 gene encoding SIN3-HDAC complex-associated factor produces the protein MFSFHKPKVYRSSTGCCICKAKSSSSRFTDSKKYEDDFIECFQLEERRTGEICNACVLLVKRWKKLPAGSNRNWRHVVDARAGPGIKSLTKFKSKNKKKIKDLPEKFEKIMKKKHMYLKTDRDREQSPAMSDDLTEDYLHGDGSKGSSRAGSPVGSDDIPVTEKPMDMQDDTESKDDLTVNGFIDLTYFKREIICCGTIFKGPYGEVIVDPSLIKPCIGCIARQQRQQQTNALGCSPVHSSASASPVHSSASASPAHSVESGTEATVSKQTSKTFSDSSSDSGYDESSNQGVGESKITKIIQNTSATVKPAVKIQPLKSVQLKAIPVSEAVRLKTDVPIKLVPIKQIDQLSCKPLSLVSSANVTLGSSTSHSIVTVPTNPLVDFAMHAASSRQSVSN, from the exons ATGTTTAGTTTTCATAAGCCAAAGGTGTATCGATCTAGCACTGGATGCTGCATTTGTAAAGCAAAATCTAGCAG CTCGAGATTTACAGACAGTAAAAAATATGAGGATGATTTTATAGAATGTTTCCAACTTGAAGAAAGAAGAACTGGAGAAATTTGTAATGCATGTGTACTTCTTGTAAAAAGATGGAAAAAATTGCCTGCAGGAAGTAATCGCAATTGGAGACat GTCGTTGATGCACGTGCAGGACCTGGTATCAAGTCGCTaacaaaatttaaatcaaaaaataaaaagaagataaaagacTTACCAGAAAAGTTTGAGAAGATTATGAAAAAGAAACACATGTATTTGAAAACAGATAGGGATAGAGAACAGAGTCCTGCAATGAGTGATGATTTAACAG AGGACTATCTGCATGGAGATGGCAGTAAAGGTTCAAGTCGAGCTGGTAGTCCTGTAGGTAGTGATGATATTCCAGTCACTGAAAAACCTATGGATATGCAGGATGATACAGAATCTAAGGATGACTTAACTGTTAATGGTTTTATTGATTTAACATACTTTAAAAG GGAGATTATTTGTTGTGGAACAATATTTAAAGGTCCATATGGAGAAGTTATAGTGGACCCATCATTAATAAAGCCTTGTATTGGTTGTATAGCAAGGCAACAACGACAACAACAAACAAATGCATTAGGTTGTAGTCCTGTGCATAGTTCTGCATCAGCCAGTCCTGTTCATAGTTCTGCATCTGCTAGTCCTGCCCATAGCGTAGAGTCTGGTACAGAGGCAACAGTCTCTAAACAAACAAGTAAGACGTTTAGTGACTCATCTTCAGATTCTGGCTACGATGAATCCTCCAACCAAGGAGTTGGCGAGAGTAAGATAACCAAAATCATTCAAAATACAAGTGCTACTGTAAAGCCAGCAGTTAAGATACAACCACTAAAAAGTGTTCAATTAAAAGCTATACCAGTATCGGAAGCTGTCAGGTTAAAAACGGATGTGCCAATTAAATTGGTACCTATTAAACAAATTGATCAACTGTCTTGTAAGCCATTGTCTTTAGTTTCTTCTGCTAATGTTACTTTAGGCAGTAGTACTTCACACTCCATTGTTACCGTCCCGACTAATCCGCTCGTCGATTTTGCCATGCACGCAGCCTCCTCCAGGCAATCAGTCTCTAATTAA